Within the Streptomyces sp. YIM 121038 genome, the region GAAGGGGCGGGCGGGGTGGCCGGTGAGGCGCTCGACCGTGTCCGTGAGGGGTACGGGCTCGCCGTCGTGGGATGCCCACCAGTTCAGCAGGGTGTCGGCGTACACGGCGGGGATGTAGTCGGCCGTCTCGCGCTTCCACTCCTCGCGCGTGGCGTGGCGGACCGGGATCGGGCGGCCGGTGACGGCGGCGAGCTGCTCGATCTGCTCGGCGAAGGTGAGGGACGCGGGGCCGGTGAGGGTGAACCGGCCGCCGCGGTGGCGGGGATCGGTCAGGGCGGCGTGCGCGGCCTCGGCGACGTCGTACTCGTGGATGGGGTCGTTGTGGGCGTGGGGGTAGGGCAGGCTGACGGGCTTGCCGGACTTGATGGACCAGGCCCAGCCGCCGGCGTTGGAGGCGAAGGAGCCGGGCCGCAGGATCGTGGTGGTGATCGGCGAGGCCAGCAGGGCCTGTTCGACGTCGAAGTGGGACTTGGCGAGCGGGTCGCCCGCGGGGTCGGGGCCGAGGACGCTGGCGGAGGAGAGCAGTACGACGTGGGTGACGCCCGCGTGGTGGGCCAGGTCGGCGAAGTCGGTGACGCGGTCGGCGGCGGCGTAGAGGAAGACGGTGGTGACGCCCTCCAGGGCGGCGGGGAAGGTGGCCGGGTCGGTGAGGTCCAGGCGGACCGTCTCGACTCCGGCGGGCGGCGTGAGGCCCTCGGGGCGGGCGGAGCCGACACGGACGGGCAGGTCGTCGCGGTGGAGCAGGGTGGTCAGGTGGGTGGCGACCGCGCCGCGGCCGCCGGTGATCAGGAACATGGCTGTGCTTTCTCCGTACTGGTTCGTGGGGTGGGGCCGGTGGCCGGGCCGCCCGCAGGCGACGGAGGCGGCGGTGAACCCGGCGCGGCCGGTCAGGAAGGCGCGGCGGCGCCCGTACGTGTGGGCGAGCCGCCCGCCGACGGCCAGGGGCGCGCCGGGGGCGAGGGGGAGGGCCTCTTGGGGAGCGTGTCGAACGTCGTTCGTCGCGAACATCGTTCGTTCCGAAGGTAGGTAACGAACGGCGTTCGTGTCAAACAGTGTTCGTTTCGGGCTAGGGTCTCCCCATG harbors:
- a CDS encoding NAD(P)H-binding protein codes for the protein MFATNDVRHAPQEALPLAPGAPLAVGGRLAHTYGRRRAFLTGRAGFTAASVACGRPGHRPHPTNQYGESTAMFLITGGRGAVATHLTTLLHRDDLPVRVGSARPEGLTPPAGVETVRLDLTDPATFPAALEGVTTVFLYAAADRVTDFADLAHHAGVTHVVLLSSASVLGPDPAGDPLAKSHFDVEQALLASPITTTILRPGSFASNAGGWAWSIKSGKPVSLPYPHAHNDPIHEYDVAEAAHAALTDPRHRGGRFTLTGPASLTFAEQIEQLAAVTGRPIPVRHATREEWKRETADYIPAVYADTLLNWWASHDGEPVPLTDTVERLTGHPARPFTTWATDRAAAFTTS